From a region of the Salvia splendens isolate huo1 unplaced genomic scaffold, SspV2 ctg1075, whole genome shotgun sequence genome:
- the LOC121788559 gene encoding probable RNA-dependent RNA polymerase 1: protein MTYNPAPNTQLDHNVTIEEVEEYFTNYIVNDSLGIIANAHTVFADREISMALSSPCVELARLFSVAVDFPKTGIPAEIPPYLRVKEYPDFMDKPDKTTYQSERVIGKLYREVKDIAPHTSSVKSFTIEVAIKSYDSDMEVEGFREYIDEAFEYKTEYITSWGT from the exons ATGACTTATAATCCTGCTCCAAACACACAACTTGATCACAATGTCACCATTGAG GAAGTTGAAGAATACTTCACAAATTACATCGTTAACGACAGTTTGGGGATCATTGCCAATGCACATACTGTCTTTGCTGACAGAGAGATTAGCATGGCATTAAGCAGTCCATGTGTAGAGCTGGCCAGGCTTTTCTCAGTTGCAGTCGACTTTCCCAAGACCGGAATCCCTGCAGAAATCCCTCCTTACCTTCGTGTGAAAGAGTACCCAGATTTTATGGACAAGCCCGACAAGACGACGTACCAATCAGAGCGGGTCATCGGGAAGCTCTACCGCGAGGTGAAGGATATCGCCCCTCACACATCTTCTGTGAAGAGCTTCACCATAGAAGTGGCTATAAAATCTTACGATAGTGACATGGAAGTCGAAGGATTCAGAGAGTACATTGACGAAGCCTTTGAGTACAAGACTGAGTATATTACAAGCTGGGGAACTTGA